In Devosia sp. XK-2, one DNA window encodes the following:
- a CDS encoding SH3 domain-containing protein: MSSNRKLFGATLAAVTLLTTLAASAAPGVATGNVNVRTGPGTGYAKVGVLSTGEYVDVKQCQGSWCFVDRASNTDGWVAKSYLAPANPPSGGGSGGSSSDIPLNFGVTVGPGGPSFSFGIGDAPPPAPPAPPAPETPKVCFFKDKHFAGASFCATPGQQNPDIAGNWDNAIESIKVYGGAQVVICKQPNYVGLCATISTDKGSLSTYNNNVTSYQVF, encoded by the coding sequence ATGTCCAGTAATCGCAAGCTTTTCGGCGCCACCCTGGCCGCCGTCACTCTTCTGACCACTCTGGCCGCTTCGGCGGCTCCCGGTGTCGCCACCGGCAATGTCAATGTCCGCACCGGTCCCGGCACCGGCTATGCCAAGGTCGGCGTTCTGAGCACCGGCGAATATGTCGACGTCAAGCAGTGCCAGGGCTCCTGGTGCTTTGTCGACCGCGCCTCGAACACCGATGGCTGGGTCGCCAAGAGCTATCTCGCCCCCGCCAATCCGCCCTCGGGCGGTGGCAGCGGCGGCAGCAGTTCCGACATTCCGCTCAATTTCGGCGTCACTGTCGGCCCGGGCGGCCCCAGCTTCTCCTTCGGCATCGGCGATGCGCCGCCGCCGGCACCCCCTGCCCCGCCAGCTCCTGAAACGCCCAAAGTGTGTTTCTTCAAGGACAAGCATTTCGCAGGTGCCAGCTTCTGCGCCACACCCGGCCAGCAGAATCCGGACATTGCCGGCAATTGGGACAATGCCATTGAATCGATCAAGGTCTATGGCGGCGCTCAGGTAGTGATCTGCAAGCAGCCCAACTATGTCGGCCTGTGCGCAACCATCTCGACCGACAAGGGCTCGCTCTCGACCTACAACAACAATGTCACCAGCTATCAGGTCTTCTGA
- a CDS encoding DoxX family protein produces MKIAGWGLSALIGLFLAIASATPKFMGIEAATSAMEVVGWPMKYLVLIGCIEVGCVILFLFPRTALLGAVLTTGLLGGSLAANLRVDNPLFSHTLFSIYLGIAIWVALWLREEKLRAVFPVVR; encoded by the coding sequence ATGAAAATTGCGGGTTGGGGTTTGAGTGCGCTGATCGGACTGTTTCTGGCGATTGCCTCGGCGACGCCGAAATTCATGGGGATCGAGGCGGCGACCAGCGCCATGGAAGTGGTTGGTTGGCCGATGAAATATCTGGTGCTGATCGGCTGTATCGAGGTGGGATGCGTGATCCTGTTTCTCTTTCCGCGCACGGCACTGCTGGGCGCGGTGCTGACAACGGGGCTGCTGGGCGGGTCGCTGGCGGCCAATTTGCGGGTCGATAATCCGCTGTTCAGCCACACGCTGTTTTCGATCTATCTGGGCATTGCCATTTGGGTGGCGCTGTGGCTGCGCGAGGAAAAGCTGCGGGCGGTTTTCCCGGTGGTGCGCTGA
- a CDS encoding peptidase inhibitor family I36 protein: MRPLLALVLALIAALLPALPANAHSESGSHGWSRTTLVLRNGPGDAYAVTGEIAGDQAIKVLRCQRLWCNVDGSGGRGWTRMAAIDFGKDPYWPILDPDNHWPDLAGGEMCFYEGTHYTGRSFCASSGEVFRDMAAWGWDNRISSIRVITPTSAAICRDRFFQSYCERIAESQPVLTQYLRRNLSSIRLY; encoded by the coding sequence ATGCGCCCGCTTCTTGCCCTTGTTCTTGCTCTGATTGCTGCCCTGCTCCCGGCCCTTCCCGCCAATGCCCATTCTGAATCCGGCTCTCATGGCTGGAGCCGCACAACTCTGGTGCTCCGCAACGGCCCGGGCGATGCCTATGCTGTCACCGGCGAAATCGCGGGTGATCAGGCCATAAAAGTCCTTCGCTGCCAAAGGCTCTGGTGCAATGTCGATGGCTCCGGCGGCCGCGGCTGGACCAGAATGGCGGCGATCGATTTTGGCAAGGATCCATATTGGCCCATTCTCGACCCCGACAATCATTGGCCCGATCTGGCTGGTGGTGAGATGTGCTTCTACGAAGGCACGCACTATACGGGCCGCTCCTTCTGCGCCAGCAGCGGCGAAGTGTTCCGCGATATGGCCGCATGGGGCTGGGACAATCGCATCTCTTCGATCAGGGTCATAACCCCCACAAGCGCCGCCATTTGTCGGGATCGCTTCTTCCAGTCCTATTGCGAGCGTATTGCCGAGAGCCAGCCTGTGCTCACCCAATATCTGCGCCGCAATCTCTCGTCGATCCGGCTCTACTAA
- a CDS encoding guanylate cyclase: MPWNYDNALSRIVRLNRTAPEVNVQSYREEYLPRFQTLNEERRTQGLSAQRPLFDLARNEAILVDGVHVYINLLDFDASLTDLERETETSHARALRFLHFHYSACDRAVEDVGAQRVDFHGHRLHAIVTEPSDNEAERVRRALELAEQIRTVAAAATEEFGGGLASRYRIGIDSGICVAINNGRAGEHEPLFLGNPANFAAKLADGDEPGVFVSTHVAQVIAALTGRPVTMNESYSRRGARSFNASEVSSVIAGGQAYTASSRILESWRSDIAADRSTRSTNLSFNFYEHEPPLRTIDYADLFPSHSIRMPMATLFADIDGYTSYIQSCMRSMLDVGTAVRNLHVIRGEMAAVVRDDFGGRKVRFIGDCLHSIIAEGSSGKISEQATVTSSIHLAGALRSSFNLAREVLPGIDGLGLAIGIELGTSPISRIGVRGDRSVRTSVSKSSISAEERQSVSDGVTTAIGDKLYEAGNAAVKSYFRSRAVVDMTYDVAVANVPTAAVPSTLETEEPRAHIE; the protein is encoded by the coding sequence TTGCCCTGGAACTATGACAATGCCCTATCTCGTATCGTCAGGCTAAATCGAACTGCTCCTGAGGTTAATGTGCAGAGTTACCGCGAGGAATACCTGCCAAGATTTCAGACCCTCAACGAGGAACGACGGACTCAGGGGCTCTCGGCACAGCGACCGTTGTTTGATCTAGCGCGGAACGAAGCCATTTTGGTTGATGGCGTTCACGTTTACATCAACCTCTTGGATTTTGACGCGAGCTTAACTGATCTCGAACGCGAGACAGAGACTTCACACGCCCGAGCCCTTCGCTTTCTCCATTTTCACTACAGTGCCTGCGATCGCGCCGTAGAAGACGTCGGCGCGCAAAGGGTGGATTTTCATGGCCACCGGCTCCACGCCATCGTGACTGAGCCGTCAGACAACGAAGCGGAACGGGTCCGTCGCGCTCTGGAACTAGCCGAGCAAATTCGTACTGTAGCGGCAGCTGCAACGGAGGAATTTGGAGGCGGCTTAGCCAGTCGCTACCGCATTGGAATAGATTCTGGCATTTGCGTAGCTATCAATAACGGCAGAGCTGGAGAACATGAGCCCTTGTTCTTGGGCAATCCAGCTAACTTTGCGGCAAAGTTGGCCGATGGTGATGAGCCCGGCGTCTTCGTCTCCACTCATGTCGCTCAAGTTATTGCTGCGCTTACTGGCAGACCCGTCACTATGAATGAGTCGTACTCGAGACGGGGCGCCCGATCGTTCAATGCCAGTGAGGTTTCAAGCGTCATAGCGGGGGGGCAAGCTTACACTGCGTCAAGCAGAATATTGGAAAGTTGGCGCTCGGACATCGCGGCTGACCGATCTACCAGAAGTACAAATTTGAGTTTTAATTTCTACGAGCATGAGCCGCCACTTAGAACCATTGATTATGCGGATCTGTTCCCAAGTCACAGTATAAGAATGCCCATGGCGACGTTGTTCGCTGATATCGACGGGTACACCTCCTACATTCAGTCTTGCATGCGCAGTATGCTTGACGTAGGCACGGCGGTGAGAAACTTGCACGTAATAAGGGGTGAGATGGCCGCTGTTGTTCGCGACGATTTTGGTGGCCGAAAAGTACGATTTATTGGAGACTGCCTTCACTCAATTATTGCCGAAGGATCTTCGGGAAAGATTAGCGAACAGGCTACCGTTACCTCAAGTATTCACCTGGCTGGAGCGTTGAGGTCTTCCTTTAACCTAGCAAGAGAAGTCCTTCCGGGCATCGACGGTCTCGGGCTTGCTATTGGGATTGAACTAGGAACTTCACCAATCAGCAGAATCGGAGTGAGGGGCGACCGGAGCGTGAGAACATCGGTTAGTAAGTCGTCAATTTCGGCCGAAGAACGGCAAAGCGTATCTGACGGAGTCACTACTGCTATTGGTGACAAGCTGTATGAGGCCGGAAACGCAGCAGTAAAAAGTTATTTCAGGTCACGGGCCGTTGTCGACATGACTTATGATGTGGCTGTGGCCAACGTACCAACGGCAGCTGTACCTTCCACATTAGAGACGGAAGAGCCAAGGGCGCACATT
- a CDS encoding DNA methyltransferase, giving the protein MSSPVEQFIARWQGQTGGAERANYALFLTELCAVLDVAPPQPASAEHQHNDYVFERVVSFREAGDKVGHGRIDLYKRGHFVLEAKQSRQKGGPKTPDLAFDPPPPQINVLKQGVRSADRNWDILMLNARRQAEDYARALPENHEWPPFILVCDVGHAFEIFADFTGKGRNYTQFPDRQGFRIYLEDLRRDDIRERLRLIWTDPAALDPTKKAARATREVAGRLANVTRLLEGRGLDPELVAHFLMRCLFTMFAEDVELLPKGSFHGVLQKCADDPQKFKPMVSQLWEAMNTGAFAFAIEAQVKRFNGEFFRNPVVLDLEKEEIGELLMAAGKEWRDVEPAIFGSLLEGALNPKERSKLGAHYTPRAYVERLVIPTILEPLRADWRDAAVSAEKLMAEGKRNEAIQTITDFHDQLCLTRVLDPACGTGNFLYVAMELIKQLEDEVIDALVSMGGQASLALAGHTVDPHQFLGIEVNPRAAAIAELVLWIGYLQIHYRATSEHPAEPILRAFHNIECRDAVLTWDGYPLPKVVDGKETYPNPRKPDWPMADFIVGNPPFLGKGEPMRTAFGDAYLAALWAAHPKMNKSADFVMFWWDHAATLLTAKNTILRRFGLVTTNSITQVFNRRVVERHLGAQKPISIGYAIGDHPWTKASRDAAAVRIAMTMALAGTSEGKLLEVQAESGLDTDTPDIRLGEKSGSINADLTIGADLTAVHALAANNGMACNGMMLAGQGFVLDKATAEHLVATDGHPAGKYIKPFVNGGELVRGGRGRYVIDFFGSEPERLRLEVPATYQYVLETVKPERDANRDRAFRERWWLFGRQRPEIRAFRAGIRRFIGTTETAKHRLFQFLEASTTPDHMVVAIGSDDAFHLGALSSRIHVTWALRAGGWLGVGNDPRYSKSRCFDPFPFPDPDGVQKAEIARLAEALDAHRKRVQAEHPDITLTEMYNVLEKLKADVGPSSPRPSGERVPEGRVRGEGPSAPAPALTPREDDVKSRALVLILRELHEELDAAVLAAYGWPQGLSDDDLLTRLVALNKARAAEEAAGHVRWLRPDYQRPRFGTPAQKAEKGQLDLVAPADKGKPAFPTDERRRTAAIFAILASATGPVSPADIAARFRKGKSVEKEIALTLHAFVRFGDLASLDGGKTFQLRQVA; this is encoded by the coding sequence GTGTCATCACCAGTCGAACAGTTTATCGCGCGTTGGCAGGGCCAGACCGGCGGTGCCGAGCGCGCCAACTACGCCCTCTTTCTCACCGAACTTTGCGCCGTTCTCGATGTCGCGCCGCCGCAACCTGCCTCCGCCGAGCATCAGCACAACGACTATGTGTTCGAGCGTGTCGTGTCCTTCCGCGAGGCCGGCGACAAGGTCGGCCATGGCCGCATCGATCTCTACAAGCGCGGACACTTCGTGCTCGAAGCCAAGCAGTCGCGCCAAAAAGGCGGCCCCAAGACACCCGATTTGGCTTTTGACCCCCCCCCCCCGCAAATTAACGTTTTAAAACAAGGCGTTAGGTCAGCTGATCGCAACTGGGACATTCTCATGCTCAATGCACGGCGCCAGGCCGAGGATTATGCCCGCGCCCTGCCCGAAAACCACGAATGGCCGCCCTTTATCTTGGTCTGCGATGTGGGTCATGCCTTCGAGATTTTTGCCGATTTCACCGGCAAGGGTCGCAACTACACCCAGTTCCCCGATCGCCAGGGCTTTCGCATCTATCTCGAAGACCTGCGCCGCGACGACATCCGCGAGCGCCTCAGGCTGATCTGGACCGATCCCGCCGCCCTCGACCCGACCAAGAAGGCCGCTCGCGCCACCCGCGAAGTGGCCGGGCGCCTGGCCAATGTCACGCGCTTACTCGAAGGGCGCGGGCTTGATCCTGAATTGGTGGCGCATTTTCTCATGCGCTGCCTCTTCACCATGTTTGCCGAAGATGTCGAGCTGTTGCCCAAGGGCAGCTTCCATGGCGTTCTGCAAAAATGCGCCGACGATCCGCAGAAATTCAAACCCATGGTCAGCCAGCTTTGGGAGGCCATGAATACCGGAGCCTTCGCCTTTGCCATCGAGGCGCAGGTGAAAAGGTTCAACGGCGAATTTTTCCGCAATCCCGTCGTGCTCGATCTTGAGAAGGAAGAAATCGGCGAACTGCTCATGGCCGCCGGCAAGGAATGGCGTGATGTCGAGCCGGCGATTTTCGGCTCTCTGCTCGAAGGTGCGCTCAACCCGAAGGAACGCTCAAAGCTCGGCGCCCATTACACGCCCCGCGCCTATGTCGAACGCCTGGTCATCCCCACGATCCTGGAGCCGTTGCGGGCCGACTGGCGCGATGCCGCCGTCAGCGCCGAAAAACTCATGGCCGAGGGCAAGCGCAACGAAGCCATCCAGACCATCACCGATTTTCACGACCAGCTCTGCCTCACCCGAGTGCTCGACCCCGCCTGCGGTACCGGCAATTTCCTCTATGTCGCCATGGAGCTGATCAAGCAGCTCGAAGACGAGGTCATTGACGCCCTTGTCTCCATGGGCGGCCAGGCCAGCCTGGCGCTGGCCGGTCACACCGTCGACCCGCACCAGTTTTTGGGCATCGAGGTCAATCCTCGCGCCGCCGCCATTGCCGAACTGGTGCTCTGGATCGGCTATCTGCAAATCCACTATCGCGCCACCAGCGAACACCCCGCCGAGCCTATTCTCCGCGCCTTCCACAATATCGAATGCCGCGACGCCGTGTTGACCTGGGACGGCTATCCGCTGCCCAAAGTGGTGGATGGCAAGGAGACCTATCCCAATCCGCGCAAGCCCGATTGGCCCATGGCCGATTTCATCGTCGGCAACCCGCCTTTCCTCGGGAAAGGCGAACCAATGCGCACCGCATTCGGCGACGCCTACCTTGCGGCGCTCTGGGCCGCACACCCAAAAATGAACAAGAGTGCCGACTTTGTCATGTTCTGGTGGGACCATGCGGCCACATTGCTCACCGCCAAGAACACCATCCTGCGCCGCTTTGGACTTGTTACGACGAACTCGATCACTCAGGTCTTCAATCGCAGGGTAGTCGAACGGCATCTCGGCGCTCAAAAACCCATCAGCATTGGGTACGCCATCGGAGACCACCCTTGGACCAAGGCTAGCCGGGACGCTGCAGCAGTCAGGATTGCCATGACTATGGCTCTGGCCGGAACTTCCGAGGGCAAGCTGCTGGAAGTGCAGGCCGAAAGTGGACTTGATACCGATACTCCTGATATCAGGCTGGGCGAGAAGAGCGGCTCCATAAATGCCGACCTTACCATCGGTGCGGACCTCACTGCTGTCCATGCACTTGCCGCCAACAACGGCATGGCCTGCAACGGCATGATGTTGGCGGGCCAGGGCTTCGTTCTCGACAAGGCGACTGCAGAACACCTTGTGGCCACAGATGGCCATCCCGCCGGCAAGTACATAAAGCCATTCGTGAATGGCGGCGAGCTGGTCCGAGGCGGCCGGGGCCGCTACGTGATAGATTTCTTCGGATCGGAACCTGAACGGCTTCGGCTGGAGGTGCCAGCGACATACCAGTATGTGCTCGAAACGGTGAAGCCGGAACGTGACGCTAACCGAGATCGCGCCTTTAGAGAACGCTGGTGGCTATTTGGCCGCCAACGTCCAGAGATCCGTGCCTTCCGTGCTGGGATACGTCGATTTATCGGAACGACGGAAACCGCAAAGCATCGACTGTTTCAATTTTTAGAAGCTTCGACGACGCCTGACCACATGGTCGTGGCAATCGGCTCCGACGACGCCTTCCACCTTGGTGCTCTGTCCTCGCGCATCCACGTCACTTGGGCCCTGCGCGCCGGCGGCTGGCTTGGCGTCGGCAATGACCCGCGCTATTCAAAATCCCGCTGCTTCGACCCCTTCCCCTTCCCCGATCCTGATGGGGTCCAGAAGGCCGAGATCGCCCGCCTTGCCGAAGCCCTCGACGCCCACCGCAAGCGCGTCCAGGCGGAGCATCCCGACATCACCCTGACCGAAATGTACAACGTCCTCGAAAAGCTCAAGGCAGACGTCGGTCCCTCTTCCCCTCGCCCCTCAGGGGAGAGGGTGCCCGAAGGGCGGGTGAGGGGTGAAGGCCCATCCGCTCCGGCTCCCGCCCTCACCCCGCGCGAAGACGATGTCAAATCCCGCGCCCTTGTCCTTATCCTCCGCGAATTGCACGAGGAACTCGACGCCGCCGTGCTCGCCGCCTATGGCTGGCCACAGGGCCTGTCGGACGACGACCTCCTCACCCGCCTCGTTGCCCTCAACAAGGCGCGCGCCGCTGAGGAAGCGGCCGGCCATGTCCGCTGGCTGCGCCCCGATTATCAGCGCCCGCGCTTTGGCACACCCGCGCAAAAGGCTGAAAAGGGCCAGCTCGATCTCGTCGCGCCCGCCGACAAGGGCAAGCCCGCTTTCCCGACCGACGAGCGCCGCCGCACCGCCGCTATCTTCGCCATTCTGGCCAGCGCCACCGGCCCGGTTTCCCCCGCCGACATCGCCGCCCGCTTCCGCAAGGGCAAATCGGTCGAAAAGGAAATTGCGCTCACCCTGCACGCCTTCGTCCGCTTCGGCGACCTCGCCTCGCTTGACGGCGGCAAGACCTTCCAACTGCGACAGGTAGCCTGA
- a CDS encoding Pycsar system effector family protein — protein MLRVTRCDRKQPAFFGDNYLGTASNNRRREASDQHDLSAAEAEKAIAQAEAEAEALRISKATARAELVLSGLLEWVGKTDGRTGFLFAVNTALGGIALTNLASSRWSIFEVLVFFSYFVLFALAAVHLILVQYPNVASPNRSMLFFATIAGNASDDFIERFSSMTDDDYLRDVLHQCHVNSLVVTKKFQRIHKATRYLIASSFLWLLIIAVPTFNGEPARQFLSTVFASPMLGAVTADGPAQ, from the coding sequence GTGTTACGCGTAACCCGTTGTGATCGCAAGCAACCAGCGTTTTTTGGGGATAATTACTTGGGGACAGCATCGAATAACAGAAGGCGGGAGGCCTCTGACCAGCACGATTTATCGGCTGCGGAAGCCGAAAAAGCGATTGCCCAAGCGGAGGCAGAGGCTGAAGCTCTTCGCATTTCAAAGGCAACCGCGCGTGCTGAACTCGTTCTATCTGGTCTATTAGAATGGGTAGGCAAGACTGATGGGCGAACAGGGTTTCTGTTTGCTGTTAACACGGCCCTAGGCGGTATAGCGTTAACAAATCTCGCCAGCTCAAGATGGTCAATCTTTGAGGTGTTGGTATTTTTTTCGTATTTCGTTCTGTTTGCATTAGCTGCCGTACACTTGATATTGGTTCAGTACCCGAATGTGGCAAGCCCCAATCGGTCAATGCTTTTTTTCGCAACTATCGCTGGCAATGCTTCAGATGATTTTATTGAGCGTTTTTCGTCCATGACAGATGACGATTATCTGCGCGACGTTCTCCACCAGTGTCACGTCAACTCGCTTGTCGTTACAAAAAAATTTCAGCGAATACACAAAGCGACCAGATACCTAATTGCCTCATCATTTTTATGGTTGCTAATCATCGCTGTTCCAACGTTCAATGGCGAGCCAGCAAGGCAGTTTCTTAGTACAGTGTTCGCTTCGCCAATGCTTGGCGCTGTGACCGCCGATGGGCCAGCACAGTGA
- a CDS encoding spermidine synthase yields the protein MIPWQKLGETTMPGGGPMTLMQRGTEFSVMSGTITLMNSRMSNSEEQLANLSAARVGSRPKARILIGGLGLGFTLRAALKCFAADSEITVAELVPDIVEWARGPLLPLHGDSLDDPRVRIHLGDVATAIGAGKPFDAILLDVDNGPDGLFRPANDRLYNAAGLAAAKAALAPGGHLAIWSSHPDDRFTKRLKQTGMQVDQLTVRARNNGKGDRHTLWFATKAGR from the coding sequence ATGATCCCCTGGCAGAAACTCGGCGAAACCACCATGCCCGGCGGCGGGCCGATGACGCTGATGCAGCGCGGCACCGAATTTTCCGTCATGTCAGGCACGATCACCCTGATGAACAGCCGCATGAGCAATTCCGAAGAACAGCTCGCCAACCTATCCGCCGCCCGCGTCGGATCGCGCCCGAAGGCCCGCATTCTCATCGGCGGGCTGGGTCTCGGCTTCACCCTGCGAGCGGCCCTCAAATGCTTCGCCGCCGATAGCGAGATCACCGTCGCCGAACTGGTGCCCGACATCGTTGAGTGGGCGCGCGGTCCCCTCCTGCCGCTGCATGGCGATAGTCTGGACGATCCCCGCGTCCGCATTCACCTGGGCGATGTCGCGACGGCCATCGGCGCCGGCAAGCCATTCGACGCCATCCTGCTCGATGTCGACAACGGCCCCGATGGACTGTTTCGACCCGCCAATGACCGCCTCTACAATGCCGCCGGTCTCGCCGCTGCCAAGGCAGCGCTGGCCCCGGGCGGACATCTGGCGATCTGGTCCTCCCACCCCGACGATCGTTTCACCAAACGGCTCAAGCAAACCGGAATGCAGGTCGACCAGCTGACGGTCCGCGCCCGCAACAATGGCAAGGGCGACCGCCACACCCTCTGGTTCGCCACCAAGGCAGGTCGGTAA
- a CDS encoding SH3 domain-containing protein produces the protein MHRQTRKNLLNLATGIAVAAAAVVVFLPAAQAAPGTATSNVNVRSGPGTGYAVVDTLRRGEQVDVQRCQASWCYVVKPGPDGWVSASYLSAGGRPVNPSNPGISFGFTIGGPDGPQISIGVGNQPQPRPPRPPVIQPVYEDVCFYDRTRFRGDSFCMEQGEAVRDLRGWTDRISSFDNPDGLEVQVCSQPGFRSCRTYTTGASSLGDFDDYIASVRVR, from the coding sequence ATGCACCGTCAGACCCGCAAAAATCTTCTCAATCTGGCCACCGGCATTGCCGTGGCCGCCGCCGCCGTCGTCGTCTTCCTGCCCGCCGCCCAGGCCGCTCCCGGCACCGCCACCAGCAATGTCAATGTGCGCTCCGGCCCGGGCACTGGCTACGCGGTTGTCGACACCCTGCGCCGTGGCGAACAGGTGGATGTGCAGCGCTGCCAGGCCTCCTGGTGCTATGTGGTCAAGCCCGGCCCTGATGGCTGGGTCTCCGCCAGCTATCTCAGCGCCGGTGGCCGCCCGGTCAATCCATCCAATCCCGGCATCTCCTTCGGCTTCACCATTGGCGGCCCCGATGGCCCACAGATCAGCATCGGCGTTGGCAACCAGCCCCAGCCGCGTCCCCCGCGTCCCCCGGTGATCCAGCCCGTTTACGAGGATGTGTGCTTCTACGACCGCACCCGCTTCCGCGGCGACAGCTTCTGCATGGAACAGGGCGAAGCGGTTCGCGATCTGCGCGGCTGGACCGACCGGATTTCCTCTTTCGACAATCCCGATGGCCTGGAAGTACAGGTCTGCTCGCAGCCCGGCTTCCGCTCCTGCCGCACCTATACCACCGGCGCCTCCTCGCTGGGCGATTTCGACGACTACATCGCCTCGGTCCGCGTGCGATAA